The following coding sequences lie in one Planctomycetota bacterium genomic window:
- the rpmF gene encoding 50S ribosomal protein L32, with product MLPAQRTSKSRKRSRRSHHALKAPHYVRCNSCGSAKLPHVACGSCGYVNPKLALKIGDNADVPAGD from the coding sequence ATGCTGCCCGCACAACGCACGAGTAAGAGCCGCAAGCGCAGCCGACGCAGCCACCACGCGCTGAAGGCTCCGCACTACGTGCGCTGCAACTCCTGCGGCAGTGCCAAGCTGCCCCACGTCGCGTGCGGCTCGTGCGGCTACGTCAACCCGAAGCTTGCCCTGAAGATCGGCGACAACGCCGATGTCCCGGCCGGCGACTAG
- a CDS encoding sigma-70 family RNA polymerase sigma factor — MPTTPAGPTTSATADALDQEGREAFLRARQGDRQAFATVVRIYYDRIFNAVYRLVSNHDDAADLTQETFAKAFEKVQDHRGESGPYAWLFRIAVNASMTHIRRGRRRRTIVKEAAADPTLSGMTGDGTGWRTGFASDPAEATEQSEDHRAVVAAMNRLDAETRALLVMRDLEGFDYDQMSQILEVPLGTLKSKLFRARVALRELLQDHFETRRRRGQA; from the coding sequence GTGCCAACCACGCCTGCCGGTCCGACAACCTCGGCCACTGCCGACGCGCTGGATCAGGAAGGGCGTGAGGCGTTCCTGCGAGCACGTCAGGGCGACCGTCAGGCGTTCGCCACCGTCGTCCGCATCTACTACGACCGCATCTTCAATGCCGTCTATCGCCTCGTCTCCAACCACGACGACGCCGCAGACCTCACCCAGGAGACCTTCGCCAAAGCCTTCGAAAAAGTTCAAGACCACCGCGGTGAGTCCGGGCCGTACGCCTGGCTCTTCCGAATCGCCGTCAACGCCTCCATGACCCACATCCGTCGGGGCAGGCGTCGCCGGACGATCGTCAAGGAAGCCGCGGCCGATCCGACGCTCAGCGGCATGACGGGCGACGGAACCGGGTGGCGCACCGGCTTTGCAAGCGATCCTGCCGAGGCGACAGAGCAGAGCGAGGACCACCGGGCCGTCGTCGCCGCGATGAATCGCCTCGACGCGGAGACGCGAGCCCTTTTGGTGATGCGTGATCTCGAGGGTTTCGACTACGACCAGATGTCTCAGATCCTCGAAGTCCCGCTCGGCACGCTCAAGAGCAAGCTGTTCCGGGCACGTGTTGCCCTGCGAGAGTTGCTGCAGGACCACTTCGAAACCCGCCGACGACGCGGGCAGGCCTGA